The Triplophysa rosa unplaced genomic scaffold, Trosa_1v2 scaffold103_ERROPOS65457, whole genome shotgun sequence genome contains the following window.
TGAGGTGCTAAACATGCAGTGAATCAGATCAGGTGCAATTTCGATAAAATACTTGGTCTAATCTATCCATAGGTACATTCATAACTAATGTATACATTGCCTGTTTCTTTTAAGAGCATTAAATGAACTTTGGCACAGACTGAAAGTTATGTCAATAGAGGAGGGGTTTCTTGCTATACGGTGTAAAGAGTAAGAGTAAGTAAAGAGCTATTCAGCCCAAAATCTATGACTGAGAATTTCatgaattaataataataataataatacattttatttgtaaagcacTTTACATTCCCAAGAAAATCTCAAAGTGCTACAACACATAACCACAAGGTAACAACAGTTAGCTAgagattaaaacattaaaaaacttttaaaaaggtGTTTTAAGACACTTTTAAAACTATCAACGGCTTGTGGGACCTTCAGATGTAAAGGGAGGGCATTCCAGAGGTGGGGGGCTGCAGCGCAAAAAGCTCTGTCCCCAATGGTTCGGGTCTTAGTCAAAGGGGGGAGGAGCCGATAGGTATTTATAGAGTGTAGAGAGCGTGATGAGTTCTGTGAGGTAAGGAGTTCTTTAAGGTAAGTGGGGGCATTTCCACGGACACACTGATGCGTGAGAAGGAAAACTTTATACTCAATCCGGGCAGAAATGGGAAGCCAGTGTAGGAATTGAAGAATTGGCGTGATATGTTCATGTTTACGTACTCTCATCAGGATCCTGGCAGCACTGTTCTGTATGTGCTGGAGTTTCTGTATACTCTTGCCGGGGATCCTGATGAGAAGAGCATTACAATAATCCAGTCTGGAGGAGACAAAGGCATGGATGAGTTTTCAGCATCATGTAGAGAGAGTGTGGGACGGAGTCTGGCAATATTCCTGAGGTGGTGAAATTATGTTTTGCAGAGATGTTTGATATGAGCCTCAAAGGTTAGATGAGAGTCAAACCTGACGCCGAGATTAGTAACTAATGGAGATAGGGGAATATCCTGGCCAgagaatgaaataaatgttatagTGGATGCTCTGGTCTGATGAGGGGAACCAATGAGGATGGCTTCTGTTTTAGAACTGTTCAACTGGAGAAAGTTATGATTCAGCCACATGCTAATCTCCTCCAGACAGGCGGTAAGTAGGGGTAGGGTTGTTGTTGATGGTGAGTGAGTATCCATTTTCATGTATAGTTGCGTATCATCTGCGTAACAATGGAAAGATATTCTGAAATGACTGATGACTTTGCCAAGGGGGAGCATATAGAGGATGAATAAAACAGGTCCAAGGATTGATCCCTGTGGAACCCATGTGAATGGGACCTTGAATTTCCCAAAGCCACAATTTCCTGTCTGTCAGTGAGACATGATTCAAACCAGCACAGGGCGGTGTTATCAAGTCCAATAGAGTGATGTAGCCAGTTAAGGAGAGTACCATGGTCAATGGTGTCAAATGCTGCGGACAGATCCAGGAGGACAAGGAGAGATGGTGAACCAGCATCAGCTGTCATCAGCAGGTCATTTGTGATTCTCACTAAAGCTGTTTTAGTGCAGTGGGCGGAACGGAAACCTGACTGAAATCTTTAAAAATTATTGTTTAGTTTGAGGTGATCCTGAAGGTAACTGACAACTGACTTTTCAATTACTTTTGAAAGAAATGGCAGATGTGATATGGGCCTATAATTTGCAAGGGTTTGAGGATCCAGAGAAGGTTTCTTGAGTATTGGTCTGATTAAAGCCGTTTTTAAAATGGACGGTACATACCCAGCCTGAAGGGACTGATTTATTGTTGTGGTGATTAAGGGACTGATGGCAGAAATTTTTGCTTTCACCAGCGCTGTAGGAAAAGGGTCGAGAGCACATGTGGAAGATCTCATTCCCTTGATAGTGTCCTCAACTTTATTAGTGTTGGACGTATAacaaaatagcatttttttgtggtttagAAAAATGACAGAAGCCGAATTGTACACTGTATATAAAGGAGTGTTCCTTCCATCGCACTTGCACCCTGCTGAGAGTCTGAAATACTATGAAGACTTCACTTTCCGCTCTGATGACATCCTGATTGTCACTTATCCTAAATCAGGTATGTTTTGCAGGAttaaaaatgatgtttaataaTAGAAACTTTTATAATTCTATTGTATTCTACTGCATAATTctgtttcattttattgttctattttgttgttcttatacaaaaatgtatcaTGGTGAACACATTTTGCTTGAAAATACAATATGATGTTGTATTGAAAAACAATAgatattgtcatggctctgcttcatttagtcatgtttttcttggtcctgtagcagagtcatgacaaagcgtCATGACAAgaccagtgtctcgtcattggccccgcccctctcgtcgagtgttttatgttccacacctggcttcgttcgttatccctcgtttgtattccctttaaataccctcttgtttctttgtcctgtgctcgtggactGTCTTTTGGATGTTTGGTGTGTTTCATTTGACCCCGCTTCTCAGCCTTGCcttgccctgccctgccctgccctgctcCTGCCCTGCCCTGTCCGTGAGTCCTGTTTAGTTAAGTTAGTTGttttttagtgttctttggtttttgtcttgccccctcgtgggaagtttttctttgtctttgttagCGTCTTtgattattgtgtttgtcccccatcgtgggtgttttggtttctgttttttgttaaaaataaaatcttgtttttgttaaccccttactgcctgcctgcatttgggttcttctttaCACGCCAGccgtgacttttattttgtatattccctttaccagttttagcagcaatttaccagtaagtagtaaggttcttgtaaatagtaaagtgtagaagccatgtgtttgttggatttcttaccatttgtattacgttaatttaactacaaacataaactatagctagtataattaaactatggtatttttagttgctatggttttactaaagattattaattggagtatggttcctatatatagaaaatagtaaatttgtggatactgtggttttactgcaaataccatccctgctgaacaaaaacaatgcatttttaaattcgaatgagatttttaaattattctttatagtgtgttttgggttttattccaataggatttaccatcccaccaatagaatccatcacatacaactagacaacaagtatccatagtacaattcccattataaccattaaatccattacattttctgttgtattttgggcagggttctattgtttttttcaacaggaatacttcaactatagttacttcagtaaaaacatcattcattttccaaatcgctttaaatgatatagcagcagatcagaagttaacacgcacgcgtagctcaaggtgtaactgttatgtgatgcttatttaccgtttagccgttatgccgatcattttcatgacaatgtttctacgatctctgactgatcgtaacccacagatgattacaccacactttaacatgtgcctttttcgtcttttattgttctatttgcctttttagagcgctatcaatggtgtagcagcgcctatgtttacattagtttagcggggaggatcccagagttgccagatttgcgttaaaaaaatctgccaaatggccattcaaagcttgccggaaaacagcgagcttagaaaaactgcaAGCTAggtaaattgcgcacacaggaaaccccactgcatagaaaccattttctacttttggacctttttataaatgtagtggagtaaaacgtatgatatttgtctttcaaatgtagtgaagttaaagtacaagtactcagaaaaaataatactcaagtaaagtacagatactcaaaaagtgtacttcagAACACTCAggtacatttacttcgttactgtccaccactgcaaATAGCTCGcatttatccatcagtaaacattcagtggcaaactgatgacacaccaatcaggaTCCccggataatatcaataggagcacatgtaattgtgcatcctagaatcctAGAATActacttacagtaaatatactgtataattacagtacacactttatataagagaaatttcactattctgtatccagtaaactgtagcacgtgtacaccctcaaatttgtgattgTCAAGTTCACAAATTTGTTTTTTGTAGCCTTTTTTAcctgttctgtatttttgcagaaaatagtatacttttacgaaattgggccaaagatgcagaggatgccatattttttttacattgcctcctattgacaaattgCTTCTGTGGAGAAATGTAGAGAATGTGTGTTAATCCGTTTAAATGCGCAGAAAGAGTTAGCCCcccaaatatttgtttttgcaatgtttgtttaatttgtattttgattgttaatgtttaataattcGGGACAAGCACACATTCATAATAAAACCTACAAAGATGTAATGAATGTCCACTAGGTGGCAACAGCGATATAGAGACTCCGGGAGTAGACCAAAAAAGAAGAAGAGTTAACTGACGAGTGTATAGAGAGGCTACGAGTCGGTTGTTGTGAGATATAAATCTGTAACGAGATCTATGGAAAGCTTGTGAATGTGCTGGCTGAATAAAAGAACCCACCTGAATCACACACTTGTTGTAGTCTTCTTCAAGTGTGTTACAAATACTGGCGACGAGGATGGGATCGGCGGTGCCGTATTGAGTGAGTTATGACGCTGAGCATGGACCTAGAGCAGCTACAGGATCGGCTAAGCGAGGCACTGCTCCGCCTGCGGCTCGATCAACTGCAAGAGGTGTGTGAATATGCAAAAGTGTCTGCAGAGGGACAGAGTAAACGGCACTCGCTGATCAGATTAATCAGTGAAGCAGTTGAGGGTGTTATAGAGACAGAAGATGACAATGTAGCCCGTCAACATGTGAAAGACTTGTTAGCGTTTGCTAGGGGGATGACGCAACGCAGCGACCGCGCGATTCAAGATGGCGGCGGCGATACAGACAGGAGTTNatatatatatatgtgtgtatatatgtatgtgtatatactgtatatgtatgtgtatatgtatgtgtatgtgtatatatatgtgtgtgtatatgtatgtgtatgtgtatatatatgtgtgtatatgtatatgtatatgtatgtatatatgtatatatgtatgtatatatgtatatatatatatgtatatgtgtatatatatgtatatatatgtgtgtatatactgtatgtgtatatatatgtatatgtatatatatgtgtatatatatatatgtgtgtatatatgtgtatatatgtatatgtatatatgtatgtgtatgtgtatatatatatatgtatgtgtatgtgtatgtgtatatatatatatatgtatgtgtatgtatatactgtgtctatacatatatatatacagtatattagggCTGCATAATGATTAATCGCGTACTGTGTgtgataattatgtatttttaaataaacacacatggatgaatgattttaagaaaaaatatatttaatatttatatataatataaatgatatatataaatataaaacatatcaaaagttacatatttcttaattatatacagtacatgcatgtacatgtatttatatatacataattatcatacgcagtacaccaacatatattatgtaaacaaaaacttttattctgcaaacgatagtcgcgattaatcgttatgcagccctaatatatatatatataatgtgtttgtgtatatatactgtatatgtacacatatttatactgtgtatatatactgtgcatgtatgtatatatatatacacagtgtacatatatacagtacacacacacacttatataatatatatatatatatatatacatacatacagtatataagaagCATAAATTCATCTTGTCCTCAGGTTCTTTATGTTATGAGGAATCCAAAAGACGTGTTCACATCTTCATTTCCCTACTACGAAATGGCCTCATTCCTGGTGAACCCAGGAACCCAAGATGAGTTCATGGAGAAATTCCTTGATGGAAAAGGTATCCACTGTAttaagtcatcatttactcaacttcaTGGTCGAAGAGTTTATGTGGAATAAATTCTATGTTAAATCACAATGACTTGAATGTCATGTAGTCATGTTAATCTACATCTTCATTTGATCAACATCTTATAGTTACAGTATACATCCAAATGTTGTGATAATCCTTACAACTGATTTGGTGTGTCAGATTTTACCAGCCACATATCTTTCCAACAGTAAAACAGTCTTactccattgtttttttttggcaCTTTTATATTTGAGACAGTATGCAGATGTGCAGTGTATCGTATGAACACACAATGAAGATGTGCATTTTGAGTCTAGTCAATTCGTCTTCCACGAGTTCATCCGAaacaaatattctgtcatcatttactcactcttttgttatttcaaacctgtatgactttctttcttctgcagaacacaaaagaagatattttgaagaaagttggtaagcaAACAGCACTGGACACAAAACGTGAAtggggggccagttaacaacgttcttcgaaatatcttcttttgtgttctgcagaagaaagtcatacaggtttgaaatgacaggagggttttcattttgggtgaactatcactttaagactaTGTCTACGAGCTAAAATTCCTCACATACAGGAGACAAAAACAGTGTCATCAGTCCTTGAAGTTGCCTTGAAGAATGTTATCAGACCAAACACTTAATAGGCTATTTTGGGACATGATTTCCTTTTTCCACAGTCATGTTTGGTTCCTGGTTCGATCATGTGAAAGGATGGCTGAACGCTGaagaacacatactgtatgtgttttatgAAGAGATGATAGCTGTAAGTAGGTTTTCACACAGCACAAGTCAAACTACATGACAGtttggttattttattaataatacctGTCACTATAATATATAAAGTCTGTTTtgcatattttgtatattacaaCCTTGAACAGGATTTGAAGGGATCTTTGGAGAAGATCGCCCAGTATCTCGGAAAATCTCTGAGTCCAGATTTGATCGAGAAAATAGCTGACCACTGTGTTTTCAAGAACATGAAGCAAAACAAGATGTCCAACTATTCTCTGGTTCCAGAAGAGTTCATGAACCAAACAAAATCTGAATTTATGAGGAAAGGTAAAATATGCATTGTTTTAACACATCCcctaatattattaaaatgaaattggCAGGATTGTTTTAGTGGAAAATCTTTTGGTTTGTGTCCAATATTGAAGTGTtcgttaaaggggtcatatgacacggctaaaacaaatattatcgtttgttttagatgtaatgcaatgtgtatatgcgatttaaggttcaaaaacgctgtattttccacataccatgcgtgtttgtatctcctctttaccccgcctctctgaaacgcgaaatttttttacaaagctcatcgctctgaaaagcgtgGTGTgctttgattggccagttaagcAGTGTGTAGTGACTGGTCAaacactgcaagcgtgtgacggaaatgtaacgcctctgaccatatttggaacatcaggttccaaagcaattatactgacaggtacgcccaccttactcgCGTACACATTTGGGCATTCTTAGTCAACTTATACCATGAACTGAAGTGGATTTGTGGggatgtggttacacgaggcgtttcaggcaggtctgggtaagcattcgcttttagatagaatgcagtttttgttccgacactttaatttttgcaattttacgtgtcttaatacatgcatgggcaacttataacacaccaaagacacagataaACACGTATTCacacatatgacccctttaaagttatTGTTTTCTTGTGTCTTTGTTTCTTTTAGGAATTGCTGGTGACTGGAAGAATCATTTCACTGAAGCCCAAGAGCAGCGATTTAACTCTGtgtacaaagacaaaacaaaagatgTGAAATTTAAATTTGTGTGGGACTAAAATAGCTAAATCTAATAAATCTAACATTTACACCACAAGGTGTGTCTTTGATCTTTACTCATATTTCTGATTGTTTTTTACGTGAATGTGTTTTCATTTATGACAGCACCAAGCATCATCTCCCAATTTTTAATCGTAAACTCCATTATGAATACATAGTAATGTGAACtattaaatgtttaaactaTAATAATGTACACACTGTACAATTACAGAAAACCATTTCAATACCCATAAAATGATAATACAATAAATTCTTTAGGCACTAGGTTAGCatacataaacattttaatactcAAATGacgttttataaatatatgtataagCTTAATAATATGCTTAGgtaatttatgtatatatatcttttttttttttttttaaacggagatACCAGAAAACGGTCCAAAATTTACTTTTTGCAAGTTTGAACGGCTCCACAACGCTAGAGGGCGGCGATTCTTCTCCTATGTAAAATACATTCAGAATACGTTGAGGGAAGAACATGCTGGGAATCATCTCGCTCTCTGCAAGGGTTATTGGTTGATTTATGTTCACGGTTTGTAGTGAAGTTGACAAGAAACGCAATGTTCTTTGATGTATTGGTTTTACCTACAAAACAACCTAATCAACGTGTTTGCAATATTTTCGCTTGCATTCACATTTTGTAAGCCAGCACTTAAAAGTACACAGTTTGCTATAAAGAGACATATCGTGATTTTACATAACGCACAAGTGATTAAACGTTAGTCGACATTTACATCAGTCTGATTGTAGAGACAATTAATTTCTGATTTGGTTCATGCAGAACTATATATACTTTTTGGGATAGTTTAGTCATTTAGATttcaaacatactgtatgatgGGAAAATGGTAACAAATAATCTAAACAGTGTTGTTTTAAACCGTAGTTGTGAGGTATGAACCAGGAGAATGTCTTGCCCTAGATGAGAAAAAACGTTCAGAAGACAATTGCAGACAAACCTGGAATGAGAAGAAATTGACCTGAAAGAGGTCAAGGGACCTCTGTGAAGTCTTTTTCCCACCTGCATGATGAAGAAATGCCCTCCACATTAGGAGCAAATCAAagtattttaaatttcatttcttCTTGTTAGACTTTTATCCAGATGACTGTATATGCCAAGgtatattattttactttaaaaaataccaTATTTTTAGCAGGATAGACTGGATTGTGGTGTTTGACAATAAGAAATATTTTTGCATTCTGTTATGAACATTTGACCAAATTACATATTTGGAGGATAACTATAGTAACACTGCATAAAATGTTCGGCTCTAGTTTTTCTTGTGCATAGATATTTATCTTCCTTGACCGGCACCTCCGAAGGTGTGCGTTTGCTTCTTTACACTTTTAGGCTCTAGTTTGTTACCATAGCTATGACCTCCATAAAACAAACTGGTATTTGTTGTGAACTTTGAGCCTAAAGAAATATCTATTTATAAATTTAATGAGCCTaaaaaatgctgtttggttCAGGCAGAATGTACAGTAGGTGTTTTTATCAAATTAATTGCTTTTTTAGGCAACTAGCTGGAAGAACTGAAAAGGGAAGTTGTCAACTTGATCCAGTGCTTTCCAGAGGGTGTTGAGGTGGCTAGATTGACTTGTATGTACAGGAGGGTCTATGGCAAGAGATTTGGACCTTTGACAAGTTATGGTTTGGCAGGCCTCCAGACCTCTTTGAACTGCTTGGTGACCGAATCCATGTGGAAaggatttacaataaaaatatgatcaGATCCTTAGTGTGAGGTATgaactaaaaatatataagtttgcattaattgatttattatcaaatgatgtattatttttggaaaaagtgtgcgtgtgtttctgtttttgcatttaaagggaaagttcacccaaaaatgaaaatcctgtcatcctttactcaccctcatgtaatttaatATCTATATAAATaagtttgttctgatgaacacagaaagatatttggaagattgggtctcattcactaataattgcgTAGATTTTTCACATTTGAACCTCCCACGAAAACTTTCCACCTAATTCACAACACGTGTGTACGTacatgaatttgttcttaaccTCGTCCTAATGTTAGTGAATTTGCAGCATTCTAAATGAGCGGCCGCTTGCACGAGTTTTGTCATTTGCATAAATACACCCAGTCCCTCTCCTATTAGGCCTTTCTTCCTAACCTTTCCTTTACCACCAGTCGTTAAGTCAAAGTTTCTCCAGGCAACCCCATGTGACGCTGTCTACAGATGTGCTCTCGCAAGTAATTCCAAGTGCAAAGTCCTCAAAGTCAgttcatacacaataaaacaccttttatacAGACACGCAGTTTAAAGAGTTCTCGTTAACCTGCTGTAAAAGCGCTGTTACTCAGAGAAACATCGCAGATCGAGCTATAGTCTAATGCAGCTTTTCATATTCTTTCTCTgtatatgatgaaataatttttaaattgaaaatacaTATACGcgtaattatttatatatatatatatataaattaaaatatatcacttTTATCCTAAGATGAAACATGCATTTTGTCGTTTTGTCttagaaagagagcgagagagggagagagagaagaatagAAAGAGACTGGTGATTTTTGCCTACGTGTGCTTTCAACTGTTCCCATCTTTTCtcttatatttagaataaatttTAGTATGAAAGTTTTAGTGAATCATGATTTGTTTGTGAAAGCGTCCgtatgcttataaccagacagttccctttctgtcggtctcttgacgttgtgtcgagccgacagatggggtttgacttgagaacctatcatcttctgattattttgaaaaggccaatgaaaattggcgaatgaaatttgcatgccggactccgccctggacatccgggtataaaaggaacatggcatgcagcattcattcaccttttggtcttcagagcctacgcatctgatgatctTCTGCGGATCTTCGTTGATCTTCTTGCGATCTCACGATCTACCTTCCTGCTGGAATCTTcgacgtggtgcagtggacAGTCCCTTTCTGCAGCTACTCTCCTCTGGGCTTCTCGGCAGTTCCTGTGGTGtcaagagcaaatttccttctaaaagagcaaatttctccagcgtggcatggcccgctgctctcgtgggtgcaacgcgctcatcgaggagggggacggacacgatgtctgcctcaggtgtttggATCTCCGgtacgctgaggcagcctttgtggatacgtcctgcctgctctgcgggcggatggcgatccagatgttgcggtcacgggtgtctgtgttctttatggacaCAGCCACCAACCCATCTGCTACCCGTTCCGAGACTGCAAGGGCTACTGCCCTGCCGTCCGCTTCGGTTAGCACCGgtggtgatatggggatcactgtgagcgttagccgcaggctcacggaccgttcacgccccttCTCACTCGTCTGATcgtcccccaggagacggttctaccccgtcttgttcctcagtcacgtactcgggagtgcgtgacgTGGATGAGATGTCGCTTGctgcatcggagggcgacctgcatccgaccccgacgactcctcggagctccctccctcggggggtcgagcccaggaggaAGCGGACATCGAAATGTCATCCATGCTATTCTGGGCCGCCGCGAAcattgggttgcagtgtacCACACTGCCTCctccccagcgctcgcggctggatacgtggtacctcggTCTGAgtgcggctccaagccgcgcccggcccaggtcccgttcttcccggaggtgcatgaggagctcagtaaAACGAGGAACGCCCCCCTCACGGCCCGTTCCTGTCAGACTGGCTCTGTCGCCCATAcctccctcgatggtggggcagccagaGGCTATGTCGAGCttcccaggtggagcgtgctgtcgcggtgcacctgtgccacctggagggctcggcctagactcccttACAAGGCGTGTAAGGTTTTGGCAtccctggtgtcgaaggcttacactgctgcgggacaggctgcctcctctctccacgccatggccatcctgcaagttcaccaggccaaggcattgaaggagctccacgagggtaggACCGACCCAGTGgcaatgcaggaactccgcaccgccactgaCCAGCGTCTCTATGGGCGACTAAGATGacgggtcgggcgatgtccaccatggtggtccaggagaggcacctctggctaaaccttgcgcagatgagggACTCTGAGAAAGTTCGCTTTCTAgatgcccccatctcgcagggtgggctgtttggtgacaccgtcgaAGATTTCTCCCAACAGTTTTCgatggtgaagaagcagacagaggcgatcaaacacatcctgccctgccgtgactcggccgcctccaGGCCTTTGAGATCCTGAGCGGTGTCtgtttcccagcagccccggtccTCCTCGACTCCGGGTCCGGTTCCAgggcccccttctcaggctgcctcccggaaaaggacgtcgaagaggaaaccgccaccccgccagcagccgtcgcggaagcagaagcggccctgacgggggaccccagggagatcgagctaccatcgggcccgaccccagcgaCATCACTGGGGGATCGGacagggacggttcctgccccgtctcaccatctgctggccttctctggggggccagcgcccactttctcacaaaaagagtttcctctctctctgggtcgtTACAGCCGCTCCCACTCTCGACACGACAGTGgatggcaactcgacgttgcgccatggcgaagcgcaatgtggAGTATACtgtaaacaccagccctcagcactctcagtcagagagtgcgttgagctgcacaaacgccaggcaggaaaaacagtaCAGCCGATCTTCTCCCTGGGGGCTCTCCCCCGGCAAGGTATCCGC
Protein-coding sequences here:
- the LOC130549351 gene encoding sulfotransferase 2B1-like, producing MTEAELYTVYKGVFLPSHLHPAESLKYYEDFTFRSDDILIVTYPKSGTTWMQEIVPLIVSERDFTPVMTVPNWDRAPWLEEHRAITLNLEQRPSPRIFATHYHCQMMNESYFKVKPRVLYVMRNPKDVFTSSFPYYEMASFLVNPGTQDEFMEKFLDGKVMFGSWFDHVKGWLNAEEHILYVFYEEMIADLKGSLEKIAQYLGKSLSPDLIEKIADHCVFKNMKQNKMSNYSLVPEEFMNQTKSEFMRKGIAGDWKNHFTEAQEQRFNSVYKDKTKDVKFKFVWD